CTTTCGAAAGTTCCCTTCAGCCGGAGAGAGGAAGAATTCAACAAAGAGGTGGAGTTCTTTTGCTACGTTAATCTCCTATTTTTCAGTTTTTTATAATTTTGGCACGGAAATGGAAATAACAGTCCTGAAACAACTTAAAGTTTACATGGAAAAGTATTTTTCAAAGACTGTATTGTGGATTTTTGTTTTGATGTTATCGGCTTCTTTTCAGCCTGCTGAATTGAAATTCTTGCCGACCAAACTAAAAATCACAGTGTTAAATGAGTTAGGGAACCCAGTTCCAGGAACTGCGGTGACCTTGTTTTCTACCAAAGAAGATTATCGAGCAGAGACCAACCGTGTGGTACCAACAGATACCACCGATGCAGAGGGTAAGGTTACTTTCAAGGGCTTAGATCCTAAGCCTTATTATGTGCATGCCATCAAAGAGGATAAAAGTAACATAGGGGCGGGTGTATTGACTTCACCGCTTCAGGAAGGAAGAATCAATAAAGTAAATACGATCATTGAATAGAGCAGAGTTAATATCACAGATTGAGAATTATCAATCCGAACATGCGGAAGAAATGGAAATGAAAGGGAGGTTTTTGGACCTCCTTTTGATTGAAAACTGTTTTGAACGTAGTTTGGCGATTGGGCATATCACGGCTTCTGCCTGGGTAGTAAACCCTGCTGGCGATGAGGTGCTTTTGCTGCACCATCGAAAACTGGATCGATGGCTCCAGCCGGGTGGGCATGCCGATGGCGATGAGGATGTGATTCGTGTGGCACAAAAGGAACTGGAAGAAGAAACCGGTCTGGAGGATGTGATTCTCCTGCAAGAAGGGATATTTGATCTCGATATTCATAGCATCCCAGCTCGCAAATCCGATCCAGAACACGAGCATTTTGATATTCGATTCGCGTTTGTAGCCAAATACCCCGATCGTATCAAAAAAAACGAGGAGTCACACGACCTGGCCTGGATTCCTTTGGACCAATTGGAATCTTACGTCGGAGGAGAGAGATCTATCTTGCGCATGCGGGACAAAATGTTTGCCTAAGCAAAGTCCTTTTTTCCTGCATTGGGATTGAAATACCTACCATTTAGCGAAATTAATTTGAGACCTGTTCCTGGGGTTTTACTTTGATTGTGAATAGTAGAATTCGGAGAATTCTACCTCACATCAATCGTAAAAACCAGTATGTTTAAGTTTTCGCAAATCCTCAGTGTATTATTTCTGTTCACCATTTGGTCCATCCAGGCCCAACACCCCCATCCCCAACATTACCTTGCTCTAAGTGCTAATGAAACCATCAATATAGACGGATCGATTGATGAACCTGATTGGCAAAGAGTCGAATGGAGTGCTGATTTTGTGGATATAGAAGGGGAAGCAAAACCAGCTCCGCTCTATAGAACCCGAATGAAAATGCTATGGGATGAAGATTACCTCTACATAGCTGCGGAGATGGAGGAACCTCATCTTTGGGCAACCTATGATCAAAAGGACATGATCATTTTTCATGAAAATGATTTTGAGGTATTTATCGATCCTGATGGAGATACCCATCAATACTACGAACTGGAGGTCAATGCATTGGGGACAGATTGGGATCTGATGCTGGTCAAACCTTACAGAGATGGCGGCCCTGCTGTCGATGCATGGGATATTCAAGGTCTGAAAAAAGGGATCGTTCTAAATGGAACACTCAATGATCCAGGCGATACGGATGAAGGGTGGACTCTGGAGTTGGCACTGCCGTGGGCGGTGCTAGAGGAGGCTGCCATCGATGGTCAAAGACCTGCCGTTGGCGATCACTGGCGAATCAACTTCTCTCGCGTCAATTGGCGTACCGAAGCAGTGAATGGGGAATACCAGAAACAGGTTAATCCTCAAACTGGAAAGCCATATCCTGAATACAACTGGGTATGGTCTCCTCAGGGAGTCATCGCCATGCATCAGCCTGAGACCTGGGGCTATGTCAGTTTTGTGAATCAAAAGGAAGAAGCAAGCGTGCCCAAAGATTTTGAGATCCTAATGGAACTACGCGCCATCTATCAAGCGCAGAAAAACTACTACCAACAGAAAGGCCGATACAGTGATGATTTGAATCAACTCGGCCTAACCCAAACGTATCAATCAATTTCAATTTCTTTCACTCCGTCCAGCTTTGAAGCCATCATTGACGATCCTGCCTTAGGGACCTGGCATATCAACAGTGAGGGACGGACCTGGAAGTCAACTCAAAAAGAAGCGAAGAATGGATAAAAGAAAGTTTATCAAGCAATTGGCGAAGGGTACAGTTGGATTGGCTAGTTCGTCCTGGCTGATCGAAGCGTGTATGCCTGCAAGTAAGCAAGTATCAGAATCACCGGTAGATGCAGATTTGAAAAACTGGTCGTGGGCGACTCCTAATCACGAGTGGAAACTAGATGATTGGAAAAAGAGACTCACACAAGCCAAAGAATCAGGGATAGACGCCATCCTGTTAGAAGTGTACAACGGAGATCATGCGTACTTCGATACCGATCGTTTGGATGTAGAGGAAGATCTGCTTGGACAGGTGTTGCCGATATGTCAGGATTTGGGATTGGAATTTCATGCCTGGATGTGGACCATGCCTTGTAACAATAAGAAAATCGTAAGCGAGCATCCGGATTGGTATGCGGTCAATGGATTAGGTCAGTCTGCCGCGACTCATCCGGCCTATGTGGATTACTACAAGTTTTTAGATCCCTGTAATCCCGAAGCGCAGAATTTTATCAGAGAGAATGTCCATTCACTGGCTCAAATCAAGGAGATCGATGGGGTGCATCTGGACTATGTTCGATTGCCTGATGTGATCCTGGCTGAAGCCTTGCAACCTAAGTACAACATCGTCCAGGACCGAGAGTATCCTGAGTATGATTACAGTTATTCTGAGATTTGTAGACAAAGTTTCAAAGAGCAAACAGGAATTGATCCACTGACTGATCTGGAGGATCCTTCTGCCCATTCAGAGTGGAGACAGTTTCGTTATGACAGTGTTTCGAATCTTGTGAATGGGATTTTACTTCCAGAAGCGAAAAAGTTTGATAAGAAGGTCACAGCAGCCGTATTCCCTAACTGGAAGAATGTACGACAGGAGTGGCATACCTGGGATCTGGATGCGTTTCTGCCCATGCTTTATCACAATTTCTACAATAAAGACATTGATTTTGTCCGTCATCATGTGGAAGCCGCCCTCGGTAGAATGGAGAAAAAGAAGCCCGTTTATGGCGGTGTATTTGTTCCTTCCCTTAGTCCAGAAGAGTTGGCTAAGACCTATGAGCTCTCGATACAGGGAGGAGGTAAAGGGATTTCCACCTTTGCTTTGGGTAGCATGACGGATGATCACTTCGCTGCTCTGAAGAAGGTGGTGAAGGCTTCAAAATCGTAGTTGCAGACTGCAGAGTTCTCTGTGCATAGCTCCGAGCGCTTCGTGCAGACCTAGGAGATGTTTATGCAGACAATTGTGACGACTGTGCAAACGTTGGAGATGACTGAGCAGACTGTCGAGGGCTTTATGCAGACTGATGAGTGTTGTATGCAAAGGAATGAGCGCTTTGTGCAGAGGTCGGAGGGGACTATGCAAGGCTCCGAGAGGTATATGCAGATTGTTGACGGGGTCTATTCAGTGAACTGTGTCATTGTTAATTAATATCTAATGGGGCTATTCAGTGAACTGTGTCATTGTTAATTAATATCTAATCTATCTTGATAAATAATAGCTAATTGAGCGAAAGCCTCTTTCCAATTACCTATAGGCTTACTCCATTTTTCTGAGACCCTTTGTGTGACCAAATATAGTAATTTCAAAAGGGCATTAAGGATAGAGTTGCGAATCGAACCGATATCGCAACTCTATTTTTTTTATATCACTCTCTGTAGTGCAGCTCCCTGATTTCTTTTTGATTCATCAGATCCAAAATATCCCCAGAACTGAGCTATCCCCCATAAAAGTTCGGGAATTAAGAAGAAGTAAATGACTGGAGTGGCCTGGTACAGGAATAAATAGTACATCATGAGCGAGGCAAAGAACATTCGACAAATCGCATCATAGAGTCCCATGACAGCATGGGAGTGTCGGATCCTAATGACGGACCAAATAATCACCAGAGACCCTAATAGGTTGGTGAAAATGAAGTGGAAGGGTTCGAATGTAGGGACATATCCTCCCAGGTTCATGGATTGGTCAATTTGAGCCATTAGTTCTACCGTCAACTTGGCGGTAAATGGAAGAGCGAATGGAGCGGTGACAATCAAATCGTACCACGCACTGGCTTTTACTAGTTGGATGTATTTCATGATTCTTTTTTTTGACAAAAGAACCTGATGCAGGGAAGCTTTCCCTTGACAAATGTTAAGAAATGCTGAGCTCGCGCCGAATCCTGCTGAGCGATTCAGGAGCCATTCCCAGGAAACTCGCAATCATGTGTTGGGGGAGGGACTGCACGATTTTACTTGGGTAGCTGGCTATAAAGTGTTCGTACTTTTCTCTACCCGTACGTGTTTGCATCAAGTGGGTGCGTTCGATCACGCAGAGGTAAGTTTGTTCCGCAAGATAGCGCCCCAGCTTTTCGAACCGAGGAAATCTATCATAGCAGTCTTGTAAAGCCTGGTGGCTGAGTGAATACAGCTGGCAATCCTCCATTGCTTCCACGTTTTCTGCAGATGCCGTCTGGGAGATGAAGCTCGCATATGCGGAAATGAACTGCCCATCGCAGGCAAAGTAGGTGTTCACTTCCTTGCCATTTAGGTAGTGATAGCTGCGCAGCAATCCCTGATCTATGAAAACAATCTGTCGGGCGATTTGCCCCGTCTTCACAAGAAATTGTTTGGCAGATAGCTGCTGTTGTTTGAGATGTGAACTGAAGTAATCCCACTCATCCGGTGTGATGTCCAGTACTTCTCTCAGTATTTTCCGGATGGCCTCCAATTAGCTTTTCTTCACGTACTGTGTCAAGATAACGATCTGCTGGCCGTTGACTTTGCCTTCGATGTAGGTGGCATTGTCTGGATCTAGTGTAATGTTACGAACAGCTGTGCCGCGCTTGGCGGTGAAGTTGGCCCCTTTCACATTCAGGTCCTTGATCAGTACCACAGAGTCTCCAGCTGATAGCTGAGCGCCGTTGCTGTCGACGTGTTTGATGGCTTCTCCGTCGGACATGCCAGATTTAGCCCAGGCTTCCGTTTCTTCGTCGAGGAAGAGCATGTCAATTAGGTTTTGTGCCCATCCCTCGTTGTTCAATTGGCGGAGCATGCGCCAGGCCAGCACCTGTACTGCAGGAACTTCACTCCACATGCTTTCATTGAGGCAGTGCCAGTGATTGGGGTCGATCTTCTCTGGATTGTCAATTTGCTCGATGCAGATGGTGCAGAGATAAGCATTTTCAGAAATGTCCTGACCGGATTTTGGAGATACTACATAGGTCTGCAAGTCTATGGGCGCGCTACATAGTTCACACTTGGATCCGCTTCTTTCTTCTAATGCTTCTTTCATGTCTGTTATATTAAATGGGCAGCAAAGATATCAGTTTCAATAGCGATTTGAAATGACATGAAAGAATTAAGGCTGCTAGCTACTCCAAAACTTCAGCATCCACATACATGCGATAGCCATGGGGAGGACGTGTCCATTCCTTCTTCTTATCCGTCCGATAGTAGCTTTTTCCTCCACGCAAAGGTTGGTTCGTGACATTGTGCAAAATACCATTGGCTATTAGCAAAGAGCTAAAAGCCAATGGCTAGTATGCTTATTTGAACTCCTTGAACACAGCGATTCCGTTGTGCCCACCGAAACCAAAGGTGTTGCTCATGGCTACTTTGATTTCCTTTTCCTTTGCCTCTTTGATCACAATATCTAAATCATCTCCGATCTCCGGATCGATGCTATCGGTATTGATCGTAGGAGGTACGATGTTGTTTCTGATGGCCTGAATGCTCAAAATCGCTTCGACTACCCCAGCGGCTCCTAATAAGTGGCCTGTCATGGATTTGGTTCCGCTGATGGAAGCATTGTTGGTATGACCATCCATCAACCTGCGAATGGCAGCAGGCTCGCTGATGTCACCGACCGGAGTAGAGGTAGAGTGAGTGTTGATATAGTCTACTTCCGATGGGTTGATTTTTCCTTCATTGAGTGCCAACTGCATGGCCTTGTAGGCACCCAGTCCTTCTGGATGGGTAGCAGTCATATGGTAGGCATCGTTGGTCATAGACGAGCCAGCCAGCTCAGCATAGATGTGCGCTCCGCGTGCTTTGGCATGTTCATAATCTTCCAATACCAGCGCACCGCCACCTTCGCCCATCACGAACCCGTCCCGGTCTGGATCGTAAGGACGAGAAGCCGTTGCTGGAGAGTCGTTTCTAGTAGAAAGTGCCTTCATGGCAGAGAATCCACCAATTGAAGCTTCAGTCACACCTGCTTCTGACCCTCCTGTAATGATGATTTTAGCTTTGCCCAACTTGATGTAATTGAAGGCGTCCATGATAGACGTATTGGAGGTCGCACAGGCGGACACTGCTGAGTAATTGATGCCCATATAACCGTACTTAAGTGCGATCATACCACCTGCCATATTGGATAGCATCTTTGGGATCAGAAAAGGATTGAATCGTGGGTCATAATCTCTGGCCGTATAGCTTTGAACTTCCTTTTCCAGGGTTTCGAGTCCTCCCTGACCGGTACCCCAGATCACGCCTACATCGAAAGGATCCATCTTGTCAAATTCGAATCCTGAATCTTCGATGGCTTGTGCAGCTACGTCGATTCCATATTGGGCATATAGGTCGGTTCTTTTGATTTCGTTTCTGTCTAGTCTCAACTTAGGATCAAAGCCCTTTACCTCGCATGCGAATTGGGTTTTGAATTTTTCGGGATTGAAATGGGTGATGCGTCCTGCACCACTTGTGCCTTTTACTGCGTTTTCCCAAAAGGTTTTGACATCATTTCCTAGGGGCGTGACGGCACCCATTCCTGTTACAACTACTCTTCTCTCTGACATGTGCTATTTGTTTAGGGCCGATGCTTTGATGTTCAGCGGTTCGCATTCTGGCCTTTCCAAAATTTCGGCTGCAAACATAGTGTCTTTTGAAGTTAATGGTTAATGGGAGATTGACTAATTAGTAGAGACAACAAGTCATTCCATCTTTTCATCTTCTTTTTACTTTATGATCCCTCGGTAATTTTCCTAAAAGTTTGAGATTTTGAGGTAAAGCCTGTGTTTGACGGCTAGGCTTGCTAGATTTGCGGCTTGTTTTTAGCAAACGCACACAAATAAGATGATGAATTTGATCAAAAAATTAACTCACAACCCAAAAAATGATATTCTTTCTGGGATCACCGTAGCGCTCGCGCTGGTACCTGAGGCAGTGGCATTCGCCTTTGTAGCAGGGATAGATCCGCTGATAGGACTCTATGGGGCATTTATGGTCGGACTGGTTACAGCTCTTTTCGGTGGTAGACCAGGTATGATCTCAGGAGCGACTGGCGCTCTCGCGGTAGTGATGGTTTCGCTGGTCAAAGAAGGTAATGAAATGATGCCGGGCGTAGAAAATGCCGGTGTTCAGTACCTATTTGCAACACTTATTGTGATGGGCTTACTGCAGATTTTAGCAGGGGTGTTCAAGCTCGGTAAGTTCGTGCGTTTGATTCCTCATCCTGTGATGCTTGGATTCGTCAATGGTCTGGCGATCGTGATTTTTCTCTCTCAGTTAGGGATGTTCAAGAGCGGAGGAGAGTGGTTGGAAATGTCTGATCTCATGGTAATGCTCGGTTTGGTGGCACTGACCATGGCGATCATGTACGGATTACCAAAACTAACGGACAAGATTCCTTCAGGACTGGCAGCCATTCTTGTGGTTTCGTTGATCGTAATTTTTGGAGGTATAGATACAGCTACAGTTCAGTCTTTTGTACAGGCGAGCGGTGGAGAAGGAATAGAAGGTGGTCTGCCTTCTTTCATGGTTCCACAGATACCCTTGACCTGGGCAACCTTGAAATTTATCTTTCCTTATGCGGCGATCCTGGCGGCAATTGGGTTGATTGAGTCTCTGATGACTCTGACGCTCGTAGACGAGATCACAGAGACCCGTGGCAGCAGTAATCGTGAGTGTGTGGCTCAGGGTGGTGCCAATATCCTCAATGGCTTCTTTGGAGGTATGGGGGGCTGTGCGATGATCGGTCAGTCCATGATCAATGTCAATTCTGGCGGTAGAGGTCGATTGTCTGGTATCGTTGCAGCACTGATGTTGTTGTCGTTTATTTTATTCCTTTCTCCCTACATCGAGCAGATTCCTATTGCTGCATTGGTAGGGGTAATGTTTATGGTTGTGATCGGAACTTTTGCCTGGTCCAGTTTCCGTATCATGCACAAGATTCCTTTTGCAGATGCATTTGTTTTGGTGCTGGTATCGGGTGTGACTGTGGTTTTTGACCTTGCCATAGCCGTGATCTGTGGGGTGATTGTATCTGCTTTGGTGTTTGCCTGGCAAAATGCCACTAAGATCCGTGCTCGTAAGACTATGAAAGAGGATGGAACGAAGGTGTACGAAATTTGGGGACCTTTATTTTTTGGTTCGGTGACAGCTTTTAATTCTAAATTCACCTTGAAAGAAGATCCAGATCAAGTAGAGATTGATTTTATCGATTCGAAAGTGTCTGACCACTCAGGCGTAGAGGCTATCCGTAGCATTGTGAATAAGTATGAAGAAGCTGGGAAAACGGTAAAGTTGAAACACTTGAGTTCTGACTGCAAGAGCATCTTGATGAAAGCGAATCCTAAGTTTGATGAAATCATCCTGACGGATATAGATGATCCAAGATATTATGTAATGTCAGATATGGCAGTTCATGACGCTGAATAAGAGATAAAGTATTGAAATCGAAAAAGGGGTGTGACTGTTTGGTTACACCCCTTTTTTATGCAATGATAGAATCCGCTATGATCAATATTTTTAGTTGTAATGGTGCCTGGGCACTTACATTTTTACTGAACTAATTAATATAGAAGAAATTGTTATGGAGTTAATTGAGATAGGCTCAGGAGCCAGACTTACTCAATCTCCCTCTTCTCCATGATGATTTTTTCTTCCTCCTCACTAAGGCCTAATTCGTCTATAATTAGGTTAAGAGTCGGGCGACTGAGGGATAGAAGGATCATAGAGGCTACATAAGCCATGATGAATAGTCCACTACCCGTTAGATAAAGCATCATAGTGCATACGGCACCTATACCTGTATATATAGCAAACCTGCGAGAGAGAAGCTGCTGAAAGGCGTCTAATTTGTTTCGCAAGCCTTCCACTGATTTGGCTGCCTTTTTATCTTCTTTAAAGTTCTGCTGCGATCGCCACATGATCCATCCCAGCGCGATGACCACTGGCAATGAGATTACCCAATGTTTCCATTCGTCAATGGGCATGGAGACCAAATCGCCGCTGTGTTTCTCGAGGACCAAATAGCCAAAGGGTAGGAGTGTGATAGCCACACTGAGGTTGAAGAGCGTATATATCTTGTTATAGTACTCTTCTCCGTTTTTGTATTTTTTTTTTGCCAAGGTTTAATTTTCGTCTTGGTTTCTGATTTTGTCCAGTTGTTCGAGTTCTTTGCGAATCTCAACCATTCGGTCAGGGTAGTCAGTGATGATTCCATCCACGCCCATGTTCAGCATTTTGATCATGTCTTCACGTTCGTTGACTACATAGGTAAACACCTTGTATCCTCTGGCCTTGAACCTGAATAATCTACGCTGAGACAGGGTGGTATAGTGTGGATTGATCGTGCTGTAAAACTCATGCTTTTCGCGGTGATCGGTGAAACTTTTGGCATTGATATAGAAGGCCAGTAGATGCGTTTCATCTTCACCCATCATGATTTTTTTGAGTTGTACAGTAGAGTCAGCTTCATAGGCCTCTTCCAGATATGCTTCGTCATAGGCTTGAACGATGGCCCAATCCTTGGCCTCATATTCATCGATTATCTCAATGACTCGTTTGGCAAACCCTTCATAGAATTCATGTCCCTTAGATTTGATATCAATCACACACTCCATTTTGCCATGGATCAGCTCGAGGGTTTCTTGTAGGGTGGGTACTTTTTCACCTCTATACTGTTCGTGATCTCCAAACCAGGAGCCTGCATCCAGCTGCTTGATTTCCTCCAATGTGAATTTGTGGATTTTGCCAGTGCCATTGGTGGTACGGTCCACGTCTTCGTCGTGAAAAACTACTACTTCTCCATCTTTGGTATAGTGTACATCGATTTCCACCATGTCCGCTCCCATATCCATGGCTTTTTGAAAAGCAGCCAGGGTATTTTCTGGAGCCACTCCAGAGGCACCTTTGTGTCCCACGATTTTAAAGTTCCTTTTTTTGATATCCTCTATGTCATCACTCACGATATATCTCTGGTAAAACCAAGGTTCGTAAAGCCACATCAGGGCGAGGAATAACATCATTGGGAGGGCATACCAGATAAAGTTGCGACTATTCATATGTTGCTTCTATGGATGAAAATTTTCGGCTTAAAAATACAACAACAATGCTAACATAAAAAATGCGGTTTGCATGTTGAACGACAGTCTGTTTTAGGGCGGTTTTATTAATTTACCGGTCGTCTAAAAACTGACTTTCGATTAACATCCGCAAAAATGATAAAAACGTGTCGGGCTTTCACTTCAGCTGTTGGGATTTTTTTGTTCATCTTGGTCTTTTCTTGCACTGCTCCCGAAACGCAAGAGGAAGTAAGCATAGAAGCACCTCATGCCATTGGGAGCAAAGAAAATCCTCAGGCTCGATTGGAATTTGAGATGATGCAGCTGGTAGATCCTGCCACAGGTAGATTGCCTATCAATATCAACCATGATCAATTGGCCTATGCAGCCAGGATGCAATCAGAGCAGCCTCAGGCTCGTCGACTGACTCAGGACTGGAATGCCAAGGGGCCAGCCAATGTAGGAGGTAGAACCAGAGCATTGGCAGTCGATGTGACCGATGAAGATGTTTTGCTGGCAGGAGGTGTATCGGGAGGCATGTACCGATCTACAGATCAGGGCAATTCCTGGACAAGGACTACCCATCCTTCCATATTAAATAGCATCAGTTGTATAACACAAGACAAAAGACCCGGTCATGAAAACGTTTGGTACTATGGCACAGGAGAGTTGCGAGGCAATTCGCCGAGAGCCACAGGTGCACCCTATAGGGGAGATGGGATATACAAATCTACAGATGGTGGGTTGTCATGGGATATCCTTCCTTCTACGAGCAATAACAGACTGACAGATTTTGAAAGCCCTTTCAATTATGTCTGGAGCATAGAGGTAGATCCCAATGGTGTGATCTATGCTGCACTCTATGGATGCGTGGTGAAGTCAGAAGATGATGGAGTGAGCTGGGAGGTAGTTTTGGGGCCGGATTTACTGAATCCACAAAGTCTGGACCCACCAATCAC
This is a stretch of genomic DNA from Reichenbachiella ulvae. It encodes these proteins:
- a CDS encoding glycerophosphodiester phosphodiesterase, translated to MNSRNFIWYALPMMLFLALMWLYEPWFYQRYIVSDDIEDIKKRNFKIVGHKGASGVAPENTLAAFQKAMDMGADMVEIDVHYTKDGEVVVFHDEDVDRTTNGTGKIHKFTLEEIKQLDAGSWFGDHEQYRGEKVPTLQETLELIHGKMECVIDIKSKGHEFYEGFAKRVIEIIDEYEAKDWAIVQAYDEAYLEEAYEADSTVQLKKIMMGEDETHLLAFYINAKSFTDHREKHEFYSTINPHYTTLSQRRLFRFKARGYKVFTYVVNEREDMIKMLNMGVDGIITDYPDRMVEIRKELEQLDKIRNQDEN
- a CDS encoding NUDIX hydrolase → MNRAELISQIENYQSEHAEEMEMKGRFLDLLLIENCFERSLAIGHITASAWVVNPAGDEVLLLHHRKLDRWLQPGGHADGDEDVIRVAQKELEEETGLEDVILLQEGIFDLDIHSIPARKSDPEHEHFDIRFAFVAKYPDRIKKNEESHDLAWIPLDQLESYVGGERSILRMRDKMFA
- a CDS encoding carboxypeptidase-like regulatory domain-containing protein → MEKYFSKTVLWIFVLMLSASFQPAELKFLPTKLKITVLNELGNPVPGTAVTLFSTKEDYRAETNRVVPTDTTDAEGKVTFKGLDPKPYYVHAIKEDKSNIGAGVLTSPLQEGRINKVNTIIE
- a CDS encoding family 10 glycosylhydrolase; its protein translation is MDKRKFIKQLAKGTVGLASSSWLIEACMPASKQVSESPVDADLKNWSWATPNHEWKLDDWKKRLTQAKESGIDAILLEVYNGDHAYFDTDRLDVEEDLLGQVLPICQDLGLEFHAWMWTMPCNNKKIVSEHPDWYAVNGLGQSAATHPAYVDYYKFLDPCNPEAQNFIRENVHSLAQIKEIDGVHLDYVRLPDVILAEALQPKYNIVQDREYPEYDYSYSEICRQSFKEQTGIDPLTDLEDPSAHSEWRQFRYDSVSNLVNGILLPEAKKFDKKVTAAVFPNWKNVRQEWHTWDLDAFLPMLYHNFYNKDIDFVRHHVEAALGRMEKKKPVYGGVFVPSLSPEELAKTYELSIQGGGKGISTFALGSMTDDHFAALKKVVKASKS
- a CDS encoding PhnA domain-containing protein, with the protein product MKEALEERSGSKCELCSAPIDLQTYVVSPKSGQDISENAYLCTICIEQIDNPEKIDPNHWHCLNESMWSEVPAVQVLAWRMLRQLNNEGWAQNLIDMLFLDEETEAWAKSGMSDGEAIKHVDSNGAQLSAGDSVVLIKDLNVKGANFTAKRGTAVRNITLDPDNATYIEGKVNGQQIVILTQYVKKS
- a CDS encoding carbohydrate-binding family 9-like protein, which gives rise to MFKFSQILSVLFLFTIWSIQAQHPHPQHYLALSANETINIDGSIDEPDWQRVEWSADFVDIEGEAKPAPLYRTRMKMLWDEDYLYIAAEMEEPHLWATYDQKDMIIFHENDFEVFIDPDGDTHQYYELEVNALGTDWDLMLVKPYRDGGPAVDAWDIQGLKKGIVLNGTLNDPGDTDEGWTLELALPWAVLEEAAIDGQRPAVGDHWRINFSRVNWRTEAVNGEYQKQVNPQTGKPYPEYNWVWSPQGVIAMHQPETWGYVSFVNQKEEASVPKDFEILMELRAIYQAQKNYYQQKGRYSDDLNQLGLTQTYQSISISFTPSSFEAIIDDPALGTWHINSEGRTWKSTQKEAKNG
- the fabF gene encoding beta-ketoacyl-ACP synthase II; translated protein: MSERRVVVTGMGAVTPLGNDVKTFWENAVKGTSGAGRITHFNPEKFKTQFACEVKGFDPKLRLDRNEIKRTDLYAQYGIDVAAQAIEDSGFEFDKMDPFDVGVIWGTGQGGLETLEKEVQSYTARDYDPRFNPFLIPKMLSNMAGGMIALKYGYMGINYSAVSACATSNTSIMDAFNYIKLGKAKIIITGGSEAGVTEASIGGFSAMKALSTRNDSPATASRPYDPDRDGFVMGEGGGALVLEDYEHAKARGAHIYAELAGSSMTNDAYHMTATHPEGLGAYKAMQLALNEGKINPSEVDYINTHSTSTPVGDISEPAAIRRLMDGHTNNASISGTKSMTGHLLGAAGVVEAILSIQAIRNNIVPPTINTDSIDPEIGDDLDIVIKEAKEKEIKVAMSNTFGFGGHNGIAVFKEFK
- a CDS encoding SulP family inorganic anion transporter encodes the protein MMNLIKKLTHNPKNDILSGITVALALVPEAVAFAFVAGIDPLIGLYGAFMVGLVTALFGGRPGMISGATGALAVVMVSLVKEGNEMMPGVENAGVQYLFATLIVMGLLQILAGVFKLGKFVRLIPHPVMLGFVNGLAIVIFLSQLGMFKSGGEWLEMSDLMVMLGLVALTMAIMYGLPKLTDKIPSGLAAILVVSLIVIFGGIDTATVQSFVQASGGEGIEGGLPSFMVPQIPLTWATLKFIFPYAAILAAIGLIESLMTLTLVDEITETRGSSNRECVAQGGANILNGFFGGMGGCAMIGQSMINVNSGGRGRLSGIVAALMLLSFILFLSPYIEQIPIAALVGVMFMVVIGTFAWSSFRIMHKIPFADAFVLVLVSGVTVVFDLAIAVICGVIVSALVFAWQNATKIRARKTMKEDGTKVYEIWGPLFFGSVTAFNSKFTLKEDPDQVEIDFIDSKVSDHSGVEAIRSIVNKYEEAGKTVKLKHLSSDCKSILMKANPKFDEIILTDIDDPRYYVMSDMAVHDAE
- a CDS encoding Crp/Fnr family transcriptional regulator; the encoded protein is MEAIRKILREVLDITPDEWDYFSSHLKQQQLSAKQFLVKTGQIARQIVFIDQGLLRSYHYLNGKEVNTYFACDGQFISAYASFISQTASAENVEAMEDCQLYSLSHQALQDCYDRFPRFEKLGRYLAEQTYLCVIERTHLMQTRTGREKYEHFIASYPSKIVQSLPQHMIASFLGMAPESLSRIRRELSIS